One genomic window of Actinoalloteichus hoggarensis includes the following:
- a CDS encoding zinc-binding dehydrogenase, giving the protein MSVVFAAPSQATSPSNSVLEHGIPESMKAVVHHEFGGPETLSVTELPVPTPAPGEVLVRVRAVSVGRTLCVETRAGRLPFARDLTLPHVLGADHVGEVVAAAADVDAALLGRRVAVFPVVHCARCRFCLVGRTESCADLRLIGVHRQGAYARYCVVPARNVHPVPEGVDDLEACALALNGAVARRQLDLAEVTADSWVLVHGASGGLGSTLVRLASHRGARVVACSRQARKRELMAGLGADLVLDPDSPVFAETIREATDGTGVDAVVDNLVDPDLWARTSPLLAAGGTVVCSGAMAGGTAQLDLRQTYLRNQRVLGVRTARPSDVDALWRDVADGLRAVVDADSVFTLEQAADAHRHLEEAHHFGRVVLTVDD; this is encoded by the coding sequence GTGTCCGTTGTGTTCGCTGCCCCGTCGCAGGCCACGTCTCCGTCGAACTCCGTGCTCGAACACGGGATACCGGAGTCGATGAAGGCCGTCGTGCACCACGAGTTCGGCGGCCCGGAGACCCTGTCCGTCACCGAGCTGCCGGTCCCGACACCCGCGCCGGGCGAGGTGCTCGTACGAGTGCGTGCCGTCAGTGTCGGCCGGACGCTGTGCGTCGAGACCAGGGCGGGACGCCTGCCCTTCGCACGCGACCTGACGCTGCCCCACGTCCTGGGCGCCGACCACGTCGGCGAGGTCGTCGCGGCGGCGGCGGACGTGGACGCCGCACTACTGGGTCGTCGGGTGGCGGTGTTCCCGGTGGTGCACTGTGCCCGCTGCCGCTTCTGCCTCGTCGGCCGCACGGAGAGCTGCGCCGACCTGCGGCTGATCGGCGTCCACCGCCAAGGCGCCTACGCGCGCTACTGCGTCGTGCCCGCCCGCAACGTCCATCCGGTGCCCGAGGGCGTCGACGACCTCGAGGCGTGCGCGCTGGCGCTGAACGGCGCGGTGGCCCGGCGTCAGCTCGACCTCGCCGAGGTGACGGCGGACTCGTGGGTACTGGTCCACGGTGCGTCGGGGGGACTCGGCTCGACCCTCGTCCGACTGGCGTCGCACCGGGGCGCGCGGGTGGTGGCGTGCTCCCGCCAGGCTCGCAAGCGCGAGCTGATGGCGGGACTCGGGGCCGACCTGGTGCTCGATCCGGATTCGCCCGTCTTCGCCGAGACGATCCGCGAGGCCACCGACGGCACGGGCGTCGACGCGGTCGTGGACAACCTCGTCGACCCGGACCTGTGGGCGCGTACCTCGCCGCTGCTGGCCGCCGGCGGGACGGTCGTGTGCTCCGGCGCGATGGCAGGGGGGACGGCACAGCTCGACCTGCGGCAGACGTACCTGCGCAACCAGCGAGTCCTCGGCGTCCGCACCGCCCGGCCCTCGGACGTCGACGCCCTGTGGCGCGACGTCGCCGACGGACTGCGGGCCGTCGTCGACGCGGACTCCGTCTTCACCCTGGAACAGGCCGCCGACGCGCACCGCCACCTGGAGGAGGCACACCACTTCGGCCGGGTGGTGCTCACCGTGGACGACTGA
- a CDS encoding cupin domain-containing protein, with protein MSETSAGSAVSTTASTGSPGPTTALPRTPFPWGLLRPSAERARFRLPFLDGSVLLAGQDTGDAFALLEMRLAPDRGPDPHIHREEDEFFHVVEGAYRFRIGDTILDCGPGDVVKVERGVPHQLTAGPAGGRHLTMFTPAGPEGWFLEADSLARRGALDLAALGPLFERYGMTRVDPTSTRMT; from the coding sequence ATGTCAGAGACATCGGCCGGATCGGCGGTCTCGACGACCGCGTCCACCGGCTCGCCGGGTCCGACCACCGCGCTCCCCAGGACGCCTTTTCCGTGGGGACTCCTCCGGCCTTCGGCCGAGCGCGCTCGCTTCCGACTCCCCTTCCTGGACGGATCGGTGCTTCTGGCCGGGCAGGACACCGGTGACGCCTTCGCCCTGTTGGAGATGCGGCTCGCTCCCGACCGAGGCCCCGACCCGCACATCCACCGCGAGGAGGACGAGTTCTTCCACGTCGTGGAGGGCGCCTACCGGTTCCGCATCGGCGACACGATCCTGGACTGCGGGCCGGGCGACGTCGTCAAGGTCGAGCGTGGGGTGCCACACCAGCTCACGGCCGGGCCTGCCGGCGGCAGGCACCTCACGATGTTCACTCCGGCCGGGCCCGAGGGCTGGTTCCTGGAGGCGGACAGCCTGGCCCGGCGCGGCGCACTCGATCTCGCCGCGCTGGGCCCGCTGTTCGAGCGCTACGGGATGACGCGGGTGGACCCCACCTCGACACGGATGACCTGA
- a CDS encoding cytochrome P450, giving the protein MGESRTLAVRRPASHDGLPPGPNSPALLQTVMLAGRLQPYLDSCRRRYGDCFTLRTLSWGPCVFVSSPELVKAVFAADPNVLRAGEHSADMGLGEVLGPTSLVVQDGEEHRRRRHSVSAAFQGKAVRHSADEIAEIARAEVARWPRDTPVALLEPMQSIALEVILRIVIGVTDETRTRRLRALLPRVASFDRGPMMWSGLRKTPSWQRYLRIQAEARELLTQEIADRRTRTDLAERTDTLSMVLSGGGDLAENDVELVDLLISLLLAGHETSSTGMAWALERLVQHPEAMHRIQAAADLGDPSLEAQLDSLVREALRIRTITPITARKAAAPVRLGPWNLPAGVNVMISAGLVHMSPDNYAAPEEFRPDRFLNDKPDPYAWVPFGGGARRCVGAALALLEMKEVLRTVLAEVDLHRVDDRSERSRLRHVTFMPDRGTRVVVRQR; this is encoded by the coding sequence ATGGGAGAATCACGGACACTCGCCGTACGCAGACCCGCGTCGCACGACGGTCTGCCGCCGGGACCGAACTCGCCCGCGCTGCTGCAGACCGTGATGCTGGCCGGACGCCTACAGCCGTATCTCGACTCGTGTCGACGGCGCTACGGCGACTGCTTCACGCTGCGCACGCTGAGCTGGGGGCCCTGCGTCTTCGTGTCGAGCCCGGAACTGGTCAAGGCCGTCTTCGCCGCGGACCCGAACGTGCTGCGCGCCGGGGAGCACTCCGCTGACATGGGCCTCGGCGAGGTGCTCGGTCCCACCTCGCTCGTCGTCCAGGACGGCGAGGAGCATCGACGTCGGCGGCACAGCGTCTCGGCCGCATTCCAGGGCAAGGCCGTCCGACACAGCGCGGACGAGATCGCCGAGATCGCCCGTGCCGAGGTCGCCCGCTGGCCGAGGGACACTCCCGTCGCGCTGTTAGAACCGATGCAGTCCATCGCGCTGGAGGTGATCCTGCGGATCGTCATCGGCGTCACCGACGAGACCAGGACACGACGACTGCGGGCGCTGCTGCCTCGGGTCGCCTCCTTCGACCGAGGTCCGATGATGTGGTCGGGACTGCGGAAGACGCCGTCCTGGCAGCGGTACCTGCGCATCCAGGCGGAGGCGCGTGAGCTGCTCACACAGGAGATCGCGGACCGCAGGACCCGAACGGACCTCGCCGAGCGCACCGACACCCTCTCGATGGTGCTGTCCGGCGGCGGCGACCTCGCCGAGAACGACGTCGAACTCGTCGACCTGCTCATCTCGCTGCTCCTGGCCGGGCACGAGACCTCGTCCACCGGCATGGCGTGGGCATTGGAACGGCTGGTGCAGCATCCCGAGGCGATGCACCGCATCCAGGCCGCCGCCGACCTGGGAGACCCGTCGCTCGAAGCGCAGCTGGACTCCCTCGTCCGGGAGGCGCTGCGGATCAGGACGATCACGCCCATCACGGCGCGCAAGGCCGCCGCGCCCGTCCGGCTCGGCCCGTGGAACCTGCCCGCGGGCGTCAACGTGATGATCTCCGCCGGTCTGGTCCACATGTCGCCGGACAACTACGCGGCGCCGGAGGAGTTCCGGCCGGACCGGTTCCTGAACGACAAGCCCGATCCCTATGCGTGGGTCCCCTTCGGCGGTGGTGCCCGACGCTGTGTGGGCGCCGCCTTGGCGCTGTTGGAGATGAAGGAGGTGCTGCGCACCGTGCTCGCCGAAGTGGACCTCCACCGCGTCGACGACCGCTCGGAGCGTTCCCGCCTCCGACACGTCACCTTCATGCCTGACCGCGGCACACGTGTCGTCGTGCGGCAGCGCTGA
- a CDS encoding aromatic ring-hydroxylating oxygenase subunit alpha, whose amino-acid sequence MYTAADVYQREQERIFAGPFWNYVALAAEIPRPGDFVRTFVGGHPIIVVRAEDGAINAVLNRCAHRGLEFCMERSGNARRFVCPYHQWTYGLDGSLRGVPFRRGVQGNGGMPADFDPAAHGLRRLAVAERNGVVFASLDHAVPPLESYLGARMVGYFDRVFDGRELTVLGYQRHRIPANWKLIFENIKDPYHASLLHVFLVSLGLFRADQPSRVLMDETGGHAVLSSRRGEQRHTDATADIANLDTALRLADATMLVPAKEFAGPETVVMQTLWPNLMIQQQTNTLAMRQIVTREAGVTELHWTYFGYADDDAEMTRRRLRQANLQGPAGLVGIDDWEVLAYNQRGLAACDDAAAVVEMGGHGTEDTEHMVTEVAIRAFYRHYRQVMGL is encoded by the coding sequence GTGTACACGGCAGCCGACGTCTACCAGCGAGAGCAAGAGCGGATCTTCGCCGGACCATTCTGGAACTACGTGGCTCTGGCGGCCGAGATCCCACGTCCCGGCGACTTCGTCCGGACGTTCGTCGGCGGGCATCCGATCATCGTGGTGCGGGCCGAGGACGGGGCGATCAACGCCGTGCTCAATCGGTGCGCGCACCGGGGACTGGAATTCTGCATGGAACGGTCGGGCAACGCCCGCCGTTTCGTCTGCCCCTACCACCAGTGGACCTACGGCCTGGACGGCTCGCTGCGCGGTGTGCCCTTCCGCCGAGGCGTGCAGGGCAACGGCGGGATGCCCGCCGACTTCGACCCGGCCGCGCACGGACTGCGGAGGCTCGCGGTCGCCGAGCGCAACGGCGTGGTGTTCGCGAGCCTCGATCACGCCGTACCGCCCCTGGAGTCCTACCTCGGTGCCCGGATGGTCGGCTACTTCGACCGGGTCTTCGACGGGCGCGAGCTGACGGTGCTCGGTTATCAGCGGCATCGCATCCCGGCCAACTGGAAGCTGATCTTCGAGAACATCAAGGACCCGTATCACGCCAGCCTGCTGCACGTGTTCCTCGTCAGTCTGGGGCTCTTCCGCGCCGACCAGCCGTCCCGGGTGCTGATGGACGAGACCGGCGGGCACGCGGTCCTCAGCTCCCGACGGGGCGAGCAGCGGCACACCGACGCCACCGCGGACATCGCGAACCTGGACACCGCCCTGCGGCTGGCCGACGCGACCATGCTGGTTCCGGCCAAGGAGTTCGCGGGCCCTGAGACCGTGGTCATGCAGACCCTGTGGCCGAACCTGATGATCCAACAGCAGACCAACACGCTCGCGATGCGGCAGATCGTCACGCGCGAGGCCGGCGTGACCGAGCTGCACTGGACCTACTTCGGTTACGCCGACGACGATGCCGAGATGACTCGGCGTCGCCTGCGTCAGGCGAACCTCCAGGGGCCCGCCGGGCTGGTCGGCATCGACGACTGGGAGGTCCTGGCCTACAACCAGCGTGGACTGGCGGCCTGCGACGACGCGGCGGCCGTCGTCGAGATGGGCGGCCACGGAACCGAGGACACCGAGCACATGGTCACCGAGGTGGCCATCAGGGCGTTCTACCGCCACTATCGCCAGGTGATGGGACTGTGA
- a CDS encoding aromatic-ring-hydroxylating dioxygenase subunit beta encodes MSETTETVPGRAVGPAASLELWFRVLRLYTDYTELLDEKRLTEWLGLFEDDCRYTAISRENADAGLPLAMMRCEGVPGLADRVNAIENVSVYAPRTMRHLFSGLRAHHTAEPDLLSVEGSFIVAQSLSEEHTEVYASGRYRDLVRDDGATLRFAEKTAVYDGALVKNAMVYPL; translated from the coding sequence ATGAGCGAGACCACCGAGACCGTCCCGGGACGGGCCGTGGGGCCTGCCGCGTCGCTGGAGCTGTGGTTCCGGGTCCTGCGGCTCTACACCGACTACACGGAACTGCTCGATGAGAAGCGGCTGACCGAGTGGCTCGGGCTGTTCGAGGACGACTGTCGATATACGGCGATCTCTCGGGAGAACGCGGACGCCGGACTGCCGCTGGCGATGATGCGCTGTGAGGGGGTGCCCGGACTCGCCGACCGGGTCAACGCGATCGAGAACGTCTCGGTCTACGCGCCGAGGACGATGCGCCACCTCTTCTCGGGACTGCGGGCCCACCACACCGCCGAACCCGACCTGTTGTCGGTCGAGGGCTCGTTCATCGTGGCGCAGAGCCTCAGCGAGGAGCACACCGAGGTCTACGCCTCCGGGCGTTACCGCGACCTGGTGCGCGACGACGGTGCGACCCTCCGCTTCGCGGAGAAGACGGCCGTCTACGACGGCGCGCTCGTCAAGAACGCCATGGTCTATCCGCTGTGA
- a CDS encoding maleylpyruvate isomerase N-terminal domain-containing protein — MTSSPEQSAEKRADGTASLDQTSRANGLPTDLALLTESWAAWAALGTVLGDAGWRSSTRLPGWTMTELYAHVARGVGVLGAAVDGRSTRPPARVDAADYFRYLGGLPDGQAMVDSAARAAALAGRDELVGWFVDDAPAVLERVHASWGSVVSSPAGDIALGDYVLTRLVEGTVHLLDAVSAVDRAPEPAAEALARTADVLVILAGPARFVDVATGRAACRNLFPVLT, encoded by the coding sequence GTGACGTCGTCGCCCGAGCAGAGCGCCGAGAAGCGGGCCGACGGCACGGCTTCGCTCGATCAGACGAGCCGGGCGAACGGACTCCCGACCGATCTCGCGCTGCTCACCGAGAGCTGGGCGGCCTGGGCGGCACTCGGCACGGTGCTCGGCGACGCGGGCTGGCGGTCGTCGACGCGGCTCCCCGGCTGGACGATGACCGAGCTGTACGCCCACGTCGCCAGAGGGGTCGGCGTTCTCGGCGCAGCCGTGGACGGCCGCTCGACGCGCCCGCCCGCCCGTGTCGACGCGGCCGACTACTTCCGGTATCTCGGCGGACTGCCGGACGGGCAGGCGATGGTGGACTCGGCGGCGCGTGCGGCGGCGCTCGCCGGGCGGGACGAACTGGTCGGCTGGTTCGTCGACGACGCTCCGGCGGTCCTCGAACGGGTTCACGCCTCCTGGGGTTCGGTCGTGTCCAGTCCGGCGGGCGACATCGCGCTCGGCGACTACGTCCTGACGCGACTCGTCGAAGGCACCGTGCACCTTCTCGACGCGGTCTCGGCCGTGGACCGGGCGCCGGAGCCCGCCGCCGAGGCCCTGGCCAGGACGGCCGATGTGCTCGTCATCCTGGCGGGCCCGGCCCGATTCGTGGACGTGGCCACCGGCCGGGCGGCCTGCCGGAACCTGTTCCCGGTACTGACCTGA
- a CDS encoding prenyltransferase, whose translation MTTDSAALSHPRPVRLLDWVHAAGPPLILVLVLQGAYAVSAAHHLENLSPWRVGLTLAMFVFDGIGRRLINDYEDHARGLDRPDRVRPDSSLALGLDMRAVRRVGMAGFVLAWVCAGYLAVTTTPWLLLSIPILYFAYFAYAGGRRPLGHRGLGEALDFVFTGTMVTLVVGWVNVGRVDGALVLAALGAGFLFMSLMLHNNARDVEKDAAVGKTTLPQLVSPSVTKSLYVVGLSGFYLCVVGIAVLLSAPWYLLPLITVPWTAALAVTVLRGPIGERMVSWARLYLLMIANFALFSVGAWL comes from the coding sequence ATGACCACCGACTCGGCGGCCCTGTCGCATCCGAGACCCGTCCGTCTCCTCGACTGGGTGCATGCCGCGGGCCCGCCGTTGATCCTCGTCCTGGTGCTCCAGGGCGCCTACGCCGTCTCCGCCGCCCACCACCTGGAGAACCTGTCCCCGTGGCGCGTAGGGCTGACGCTGGCGATGTTCGTCTTCGACGGCATCGGACGACGGCTGATCAACGACTACGAGGACCACGCCCGAGGCCTGGATCGACCGGACCGGGTTCGTCCCGACAGCTCGTTGGCCCTCGGGTTGGACATGCGCGCGGTGCGTCGCGTCGGCATGGCCGGATTCGTGCTGGCCTGGGTCTGCGCGGGCTATCTGGCGGTGACGACGACCCCGTGGCTGCTGCTGTCCATCCCGATCCTGTACTTCGCCTACTTCGCCTACGCGGGCGGCCGTCGGCCGCTCGGGCATCGCGGACTCGGCGAGGCGCTCGACTTCGTGTTCACCGGCACGATGGTGACGCTGGTGGTCGGCTGGGTGAACGTGGGACGGGTCGACGGCGCCCTGGTGTTGGCCGCCCTGGGAGCCGGCTTCCTGTTCATGAGCCTGATGCTGCACAACAACGCCCGTGACGTGGAGAAGGACGCCGCGGTGGGCAAGACGACGCTGCCGCAGCTCGTCTCGCCCTCGGTGACCAAGTCGCTCTACGTCGTGGGACTGTCCGGCTTCTATCTCTGCGTCGTCGGCATCGCGGTGCTGCTGTCGGCGCCCTGGTATCTGCTCCCACTGATCACCGTGCCCTGGACCGCGGCGCTGGCCGTCACGGTCCTGCGGGGTCCGATCGGCGAGCGGATGGTCTCCTGGGCCCGGCTGTATCTGCTGATGATCGCGAACTTCGCGTTGTTCAGCGTCGGCGCCTGGCTGTGA
- a CDS encoding methyltransferase domain-containing protein, which translates to MTTVGRTRVPNDPRQYDELADQWWNPEGTFASLSWIARCRAALVPTATRTDAVLVDVACGGGLLHPHLAGKGYTHVGVDLSAESGRVARAHGVDHVIRGDMNRIPLADESADVVTAGQCLEHVSDPARVIAECCRILRPGGTLVVDTIPDTLIARLLIITLAENLPLRVKAPKGCHDHRLFVNRAGLVRAAAAHGVPLRLQGLTPKKSDIPGFLLRRRSEIRLVPSRNTSVLFQGVGVKRARSAATSRREAASPVSAGAARQPG; encoded by the coding sequence ATGACGACGGTGGGCCGCACTCGGGTTCCGAATGATCCTCGCCAGTACGACGAACTCGCCGATCAGTGGTGGAACCCCGAGGGGACCTTCGCCTCACTGTCCTGGATCGCCCGCTGTCGCGCAGCCCTGGTGCCCACCGCGACCCGTACGGACGCCGTGCTGGTGGACGTGGCGTGCGGGGGTGGTCTCCTGCATCCGCACCTGGCCGGCAAGGGATACACGCACGTCGGGGTGGACCTCTCGGCCGAGAGCGGCCGAGTCGCCCGCGCCCACGGCGTGGACCATGTGATTCGCGGCGACATGAATCGCATTCCGTTGGCGGACGAGTCCGCCGACGTCGTGACCGCGGGCCAGTGTCTGGAGCATGTCAGCGATCCGGCCAGAGTGATCGCCGAATGCTGCCGAATCCTTCGGCCGGGCGGAACCCTCGTGGTGGACACGATCCCGGACACCCTCATAGCCCGCCTGCTGATCATCACGCTGGCCGAGAATCTGCCGCTTCGCGTCAAGGCCCCCAAGGGCTGCCACGATCACCGACTGTTCGTGAACCGAGCGGGTCTGGTGCGAGCCGCGGCGGCCCACGGAGTCCCGCTGCGGCTCCAGGGACTCACCCCCAAGAAGAGCGACATCCCCGGATTCCTCCTCCGCCGCCGATCGGAGATCCGTCTCGTCCCGTCCCGCAACACCAGCGTTCTGTTCCAAGGTGTGGGCGTGAAGCGGGCGCGTTCGGCCGCGACGAGTCGCCGCGAGGCCGCCTCGCCGGTGAGCGCGGGCGCGGCGCGGCAGCCGGGCTGA
- a CDS encoding PPOX class F420-dependent oxidoreductase produces the protein MSDAVRSHRPARRSARPIAGRALPGGRVADRLSIPSARILALLDAIPDHVEPAPESIAEGKQTLLITFRRDGSRVATPVWAAREAGIVYVRTQRPSGKVKRVRREPRVLLAPCSTRGVPAGPSVTARARLLGPAEEASAERALRRGYGLIRAACALVQDLLRVDMCYLEIVLDDAARAGDGEPATG, from the coding sequence GTGAGCGATGCAGTCCGTTCGCACCGACCCGCCCGTCGATCCGCCCGGCCGATCGCAGGCCGGGCACTGCCCGGCGGTCGGGTGGCAGACCGGCTCAGCATCCCGTCGGCTCGCATCCTCGCGCTGCTCGACGCGATTCCCGACCACGTCGAGCCTGCCCCGGAGTCGATCGCCGAGGGAAAGCAGACCCTGTTGATCACGTTCCGACGGGACGGCTCCCGCGTGGCGACACCGGTCTGGGCGGCACGGGAGGCCGGGATCGTCTACGTCCGCACCCAGCGTCCCTCGGGGAAGGTCAAGCGGGTTCGGCGTGAACCTCGAGTCCTGCTCGCCCCCTGCAGCACCAGGGGCGTTCCCGCAGGCCCCTCGGTCACGGCCCGCGCTCGCCTCCTCGGGCCTGCCGAGGAGGCGAGCGCGGAGCGCGCGCTACGTCGGGGTTACGGGCTGATCCGCGCCGCCTGCGCGCTGGTCCAGGATCTCCTGCGCGTCGACATGTGCTACCTGGAGATCGTCCTCGACGACGCCGCCCGCGCCGGCGACGGCGAACCGGCGACCGGCTGA
- the shc gene encoding squalene--hopene cyclase: MTKVDDALTQAVDWLAKQQDSEGHWYAPMLTNVTAEAGELLLHEFLGTRTEEYTETTARWIRSRQRADGTWATFPGGPAELSVTVEAYLALRLAGDRPDEPHMAAAAAYCREAGGIGRTRMVTRIWLAILGQWSWDELPVIPPELMFVPRESSMSVYGFSGWTRMAVIPLSLISSHRPTITVPFDVDELRSERPQPAEPDPPLLSWPGMFVRTDRLLHRYERRPVARVRRTAIRLAEQWMMRHQETDGSWLGIHLITVFGLLGLGAAGYRADHPTMAAGLRGLSRFAVPEQTPQGAARRVACCPGPVWDTALAVLALMDAGVDPGDERVRAAAEWLLEKEVRTKGDWAVNRPDLVPGAWSFPFTMEHFPDCDDTSVVVLALHRMAEAGGSSTAERAAAAADRGFGWLAGQQSANGGWAVYDADKTSEVLAQLPFCDFGIATDPPSVDITAHVVEAFARILPPEDPTVREGALYLLRTQEEDGSWFGRWGANYVYGTGAAVPALIAAGAAPESRSIRRAVRWLLDHQNTDGGWGEDLRSYTDDSWRGRGESTPSQTAWALLALHAAGEGEDTDAVRRGIDWLIDRQLPDGTWEEHLYTGTGFPGDFYMGYPLYRQIFPIMALGRYRRQPVAGSPSPARAASSRTISR, from the coding sequence ATGACCAAGGTCGATGACGCTCTCACTCAGGCAGTCGACTGGCTGGCGAAGCAGCAGGACAGCGAGGGCCACTGGTACGCGCCGATGCTGACGAACGTCACGGCGGAGGCGGGTGAGCTGCTGCTGCACGAGTTCCTCGGGACACGAACCGAGGAGTACACCGAGACCACGGCCCGCTGGATCAGATCCCGACAACGTGCCGACGGCACCTGGGCCACCTTCCCTGGCGGGCCCGCGGAGCTGTCGGTCACCGTCGAGGCCTACCTGGCGTTACGACTGGCGGGTGATCGGCCGGACGAGCCCCACATGGCCGCGGCGGCGGCCTACTGTCGCGAGGCGGGCGGAATCGGTCGCACCCGCATGGTCACCCGGATCTGGCTCGCCATCCTCGGTCAGTGGTCCTGGGACGAACTGCCCGTCATCCCCCCGGAACTGATGTTCGTGCCCCGCGAGTCGTCGATGTCCGTCTACGGGTTCTCGGGCTGGACTCGGATGGCGGTCATCCCGCTGAGCCTCATCAGCTCGCACCGCCCGACCATCACGGTGCCCTTCGACGTCGACGAGCTGCGGTCCGAGCGTCCCCAGCCGGCCGAGCCCGATCCGCCGCTGTTGAGCTGGCCCGGCATGTTCGTTCGGACGGACCGGCTGCTTCACCGCTACGAGCGGCGGCCCGTCGCCAGGGTGCGGCGCACGGCGATCCGGCTGGCCGAGCAGTGGATGATGCGTCATCAGGAGACCGACGGCTCCTGGCTGGGCATCCACCTGATCACGGTGTTCGGGCTGCTCGGGCTCGGCGCGGCCGGTTATCGGGCGGACCACCCGACCATGGCTGCCGGTCTGCGAGGGCTGAGCCGCTTCGCCGTCCCGGAGCAGACGCCGCAGGGGGCCGCGCGCCGAGTCGCGTGTTGTCCTGGACCGGTCTGGGACACGGCGCTGGCCGTGCTCGCCCTGATGGACGCGGGCGTCGACCCCGGCGACGAGCGAGTGCGTGCCGCCGCGGAGTGGCTGCTCGAGAAGGAGGTCCGCACCAAGGGCGACTGGGCGGTCAACCGGCCCGATCTGGTGCCGGGCGCATGGTCCTTCCCCTTCACCATGGAGCACTTCCCGGACTGTGACGACACCAGTGTCGTCGTCCTGGCGCTGCATCGGATGGCCGAGGCGGGCGGCTCGTCGACCGCGGAGCGTGCCGCGGCGGCGGCCGACCGCGGCTTCGGCTGGCTCGCGGGGCAGCAGTCCGCGAACGGCGGCTGGGCCGTCTACGACGCGGACAAGACCTCGGAGGTCCTCGCCCAGCTGCCGTTCTGCGATTTCGGGATCGCCACGGATCCCCCGTCGGTGGACATCACGGCGCACGTGGTGGAGGCCTTCGCCCGGATACTGCCACCCGAGGACCCGACGGTGCGCGAGGGTGCCCTCTATCTGTTGCGGACGCAGGAGGAGGACGGATCGTGGTTCGGGCGCTGGGGGGCGAACTACGTCTACGGAACCGGGGCCGCCGTGCCCGCCCTGATCGCCGCGGGCGCCGCACCGGAGAGCCGCTCGATCCGTCGGGCGGTGCGCTGGCTGCTCGACCACCAGAACACCGACGGCGGCTGGGGTGAGGACCTGCGTTCCTACACGGACGACTCGTGGCGGGGCCGGGGCGAGTCGACGCCCTCGCAGACCGCGTGGGCGCTCCTCGCCCTTCACGCCGCAGGCGAGGGTGAGGACACCGACGCGGTCCGACGTGGCATCGACTGGCTGATCGACAGGCAGCTGCCGGACGGAACCTGGGAGGAACACCTCTACACCGGAACCGGCTTCCCCGGTGACTTCTACATGGGATACCCGCTCTACCGGCAGATCTTCCCGATCATGGCGTTGGGCAGGTATCGGCGTCAGCCGGTCGCCGGTTCGCCGTCGCCGGCGCGGGCGGCGTCGTCGAGGACGATCTCCAGGTAG
- a CDS encoding polyprenyl synthetase family protein has protein sequence MTSGSSSSSSSFPRLTSDLAAVRRAISDSVTVGDERARGPFEHFIRRPGRLFRPTLALTSAYVVNPAVPTESVIPAAVTVELLHLATLCHDDLCDQAETRRGHPTVNALFGDATALISGDYLLACATGIAASLGALQMQLVGETLKTVCMGQLQEGLDLYDVARSESAYFAAITGKTAALMEAGAVLGAAAAGGDAVARAGMGSYGRNLGIAFQIWDDVLDIWAPDGVTGKESGQDLANGVYTLPVIYALRERPSELRPLLGKGEFTPRRRAEILAVLGRTDAAERSLRVARTHIEQALSDVRALPGVAPDSAERLIDVARLLMPEIDRLLPRPERVETPVVA, from the coding sequence ATGACATCCGGATCGTCATCGAGCAGTTCTTCTTTTCCCCGACTCACCTCAGATCTCGCGGCGGTGCGGCGGGCGATCAGCGATTCGGTGACTGTGGGCGACGAACGAGCGAGAGGGCCTTTCGAGCATTTCATCCGCAGACCAGGCAGACTCTTCCGGCCGACGCTTGCATTGACCTCGGCCTACGTCGTGAACCCGGCGGTCCCCACGGAGTCGGTGATCCCGGCCGCGGTGACCGTGGAACTGCTCCACCTGGCCACGCTATGCCATGACGACCTGTGCGATCAGGCGGAGACCCGGCGCGGCCATCCGACCGTCAACGCGCTGTTCGGCGACGCGACGGCGCTGATCTCCGGTGACTACCTGCTCGCCTGCGCGACCGGCATCGCGGCGTCGCTGGGCGCCCTGCAGATGCAGCTCGTCGGCGAGACCCTGAAGACGGTCTGCATGGGGCAGCTGCAGGAGGGCCTGGACCTCTACGACGTCGCGCGGTCCGAGAGCGCCTACTTCGCCGCCATCACCGGCAAGACCGCCGCCCTCATGGAGGCGGGCGCGGTGCTCGGCGCCGCGGCCGCGGGCGGCGACGCGGTCGCCAGAGCGGGCATGGGCTCCTACGGCCGGAATCTCGGCATCGCGTTCCAGATCTGGGACGACGTACTCGACATCTGGGCGCCGGACGGCGTGACCGGCAAGGAGTCCGGACAGGACCTGGCCAACGGCGTCTACACGCTGCCGGTGATCTACGCGCTGCGCGAGCGGCCCTCGGAACTCCGGCCGCTGCTCGGCAAGGGGGAGTTCACCCCGCGGCGCCGGGCGGAGATCCTCGCCGTGCTGGGCCGCACCGACGCGGCGGAGCGGTCGCTGCGGGTGGCGAGGACCCACATCGAGCAGGCGCTGTCCGATGTGCGAGCCCTGCCCGGCGTCGCACCCGACTCGGCGGAGCGACTCATCGACGTCGCGCGACTGCTGATGCCCGAGATCGATCGACTGCTGCCCCGACCGGAACGGGTCGAGACCCCGGTCGTCGCCTGA